The following nucleotide sequence is from Oreochromis niloticus isolate F11D_XX linkage group LG9, O_niloticus_UMD_NMBU, whole genome shotgun sequence.
TAAACTCTCACCAATTACCTATCATACTAaattcactctgcagtccaactgctttcaatacacttattctctttactcaGTACTATCATTTTCAACGTTTCATTAtctttacttcaacttcaactttagttctcatgagattttcaccaaaatcaaaacagacatctaccagtaatttcagtgagtagaattttaattttgtaatatcCAATCTGGCACAGTtcggaaataattcaacaggtagtgccttacctctAGATGTATGCcggcttgtcactcactttcgACCACTGACCAATGCCTGCCCGCCCGACTCCGTCTACACCTCCAAAcacattctctccccctccaacaccggacgagcccccaaatgttaaggttcattttgaggagagagagatggtggAGAGATCGGAATAACACACTGACCCAGTCAGTTGGAGTCAACGAATGATTTAATAACACATGGAGAGATGAATTCTGTGCGCAGACAGCATTGATCTCTATCTCCAAAACTTCAGAACACAGTTTTATACATCggggtattagaacgccccctcttgcgtaaATTACATggatacgtcaactcaaaaccacaaatgttctgtttgacaacttgtgacacaattaaaaagaacactggcttccatcttctccccggtggtttcccccaagccagctcagctctcgcatcgtgcacctgcttcttcatcaaacagtcacgtacaccaacataaaactgcaaccctagcaaaacatgcttaaactttcacctacaagTGAACctctctaactaagtgtgtgcgtgtgtgtgtgtgtgtgtgtgtgtggttacgtgtgtgtctatgtgctaaCCACAATCGCACCCCATTTCACCTCGCCGACTAGCTCCTGGCCTCTccccagacagagagacagaagccgCTCTCGTGTATGTAATAACCGAACCGAAACTATGtatgtgtactctactgaataaatgttttaatcaagaacctctactaaaagcttaatcaaaagatataaaagtataaaagataacagcatcatcgaaactgctcctcagactaactttcactcagactctagtttcggtttcacttcctgcaaagcatgtaacttcaaaaacatgtaacttcctgtcttattttggcacagagttactctgcgttaggccttttctttcaccatgcagtctgcatataaacatttaagattctagattcaaaagcatttcgggttatagattcaactcaacagtttaaagtggttataactgcacctgtaataaaagcttaattgggtgccaatatgtataaacatctgaatgcaatatcaatattaattattaatgcaaTAGTAATATGGACAATAACAGTAAAATTATTTATCTAACCCTACAGTATGTAACCACACCTCTAGATGTtttcccaccatcaccaagcATGGACGGTGTATTTGtgcttgtctgtctgtctgtatgcATGTCTCAGTGTAAAAATAATACACAGTCGCTGATGGACCTAGCTACCTGGCTGATAAAATAAAGCACAAGTCCCTAAATACTtgtatgtccatcttttatactgtttATTGTAAAAATGACAGAGAGACCACTGCCAGCACTCTTGTCACACACTTAGAGAGAAAGAGGTCAGGGCTGGCAACAATGTATCACAACCTTAGAAACAATGTTAATGGCATGAAATCTGTAGCAATCATGGAACAATAATAAATAGAAATCATATTTTTCAGTGTCATGAGCAGACCTTTTAAACTTGAAGCTTTATGATTATccggtgtttttaaaaaatggtccAGGGAAAGTAGACTGGTCTTGGAGACTGGAATCTGTTGGTCAGGTTGAAGTTTGGgaattttcaaatgaaaaaccAGAATTGCTCTTCTGGAAATGTTTGACTTAACCCTTCACACAGTTCCTGGATCTCAATGTGTGAATACTATGAATACGATATATGTTATACTGTAGCTGGGCTTCAGTAGTGCATCACACCTTAGTCACTGTTCAGAATGGGTTTCCTGTCAGGAACTTTGACATTTGGCTTTGATTAGGACTCAACAGTTCTAACCCCAGACGTTTCTTCCCAACGTGCAAACAAGAAACGCAGTCACACAAACCTCTTCCTTCTCCTCTCTGCCTTCCTCTGAGATAAAGCCTAATTCACCAGCACCCTGAGGGGACCCGTTGTCTATTTTTGACTGCCCTCACTTTATGTTTTGAACCAAGTTTATTGAGTTTACATCCAGTCAGAAGAAATTAAAGTTAGATGAAGAGGTTCAGTAAGTTTGATTGTTTGTATTTTGATTACAAcccttttttatttgtgtgcGACTGAATAAAATAACAAGTTATCACCAACAGTGTAAATGGCCCCATTCAAGCTGATAATTAGTTTGCTATATTTAGATTTGATGTGCTATTTCTGCCTCCACCTCCAACAAGTCAGAACACAGACAGGTCAGAAAGGGGGTTATTTCTGCTGTGCCTTGTGGGATTCACCATATAAAGCAATCACTTAggacaagcttcatattcaTTTTGGTCAAATTATGGATGAAACAAGGATACAGTCTGTAGTTTGGGTTTCATGTGGGTGCTCCAGTTCCCTCCTACAGCCAACCCCAGAATTACACATGGAAGTGTTTGTTTCTCTCTGAGGGTCTGCAGGCCTGAATGGTGTATGATACTTTAACACTGACACATTACAGAGGGCCACTGAACAGATTTGCAACTGATCTGTCCCACGCCACGCGTCTTTGGTTGCAGTGCGGCCGGAGGAGAAATTTTCAATCAGTGTGTGTCAGACCGAGAGGATGAGGCCTTCAGTGAGGAAGACGTGAAGAGGCTCATGAGACAGATCCTGGAGGGAGTGGCCTTCCTCCACCAGAACAACGTAGTTCATCTTGACCTAAAGGTTTGTGGACACACTCGTGACTCTCCACCATCTCCTTTACTTTGTGTCATTTGTGTAGTTGATACATTTCCAATCTTGTAAACAAACCCCCGTTACATTCTTTGTGTAAACATCACTATAACACAAAAAGTCTATATGGGTCTAACAGCAACTGAACTTATATCTCACATGAAGGCAGAGGGAAACATCTGTATTTTGAATGACATCTGCCCCAGTGAAATCAGTTTAAAGCACGAATTGAGTATTTCCTGTGTGAAAGTGATGGGCAACATTTGCACAGGCTAAGGTTTGCCTGGGTTATCCCACAACACTCCACCTACAGTTCAAACACATAATTATTAGGTAATTGGTATAACTGTGCATGTGATATAAAGTGCTTGAAGTGCTACTCAGTTATCACTCTGTAGTAGCTTTGAAGGTTAGCCAGTCGACtccatgaaacacacacaagttaacacagtttaaaaagctgTCTAACGATAACATGTGCTGTCCTGTCAGCCTCAGAACATCCTGCTGATGAGCACTTCTCCTCTGGGTGACATTAAGATTGTGGACTTTGGTCTGTCCAGGATGGTCAGCAGCCACCAAGAACTCAGAGAGATTATGGGAACCCCGGAGTATGTTGGTGAGTTGTTGCTCAGCCTTGCTACTACCACCTTACAAGAATCGAACACGGGTGATTCTAAATAACAACTGTCTGTTCATCTTTACAGCTCCTGAAATTCTGAATTATGAGCCAATAAgcacagcaacagacatgtggTAAGGAAAGTCCTATAGTGGTATATTGAGATAAATTTCATGTAGAACAAAAGGTTTTCAAAAACCTTCCTTTCCAATATGGGCTTCATTTGAGTAGAACTTTTAACTTTGTTGCCCCCTACTGGCAGTATGGGTGATTTTCAGGCAATGTGTTTATCTTCAGCAgtcttaaaatacataaatatattttcacaaaaaaacatcagaatCTTTTACAAAGTCTCAAAAGACTTGAATCATACAaacactgagacacacacatcaaTGTTTTATGAATGTCATCCATCAGTTTTTGCTGCTTATCTGCATGTAAGTCATATTGATGAACTGTTAACTAGGAGAGTACCAACAAAACTGAAGCCTTGATTCCAGATATGAACTTTGATTGTTCACCTTTCTTGCTTTGGTGGTTCTCTGTTGTCACAGAAACAGTATTCCTTGTTTTAAGTGAGTCACATTTGATCATACTCGAAACCTGAATATtttgctctctgtgtgtttaggAGTGTTGGTGTGCTGGCATATGTGATGCTCACAGGAATCTCTCCATTCCTCGGCGAAGACAAGCAGGAGACGTTTCTCAACATTTCCCAGCTCAGTGTGAGCTACAGTGATGAGGAGCTTCAGCAGCTGGACCCAGCTGCTCTGTCCTTCATCCAAATGCTGCTCCGCAAACACCCACAGTCAGTCACAGAAACAACACAGTTCACTCTAATGTGGCCTCAGAATGTGTTATCATTTTTGCCTTTGTGTATTTCTCTTATCTTTGGAGCTTAATTAACATTAAACTGGCTATGACCAGTTTAAGATGGCTGACTGCCACTGAAGCCGAGTATGACATGGATAACTGTTtcacgtgtgtgtctgtgtttgtatcCAGGGAGCGGGCCACAGCCGAGCACTGTCTCACACACCCATGGCTTCAGCCCACTGAGCCTCAGGACAACCAGACAGTGGAGGAGATCCTCTCTGTGAAGGAAGATCccagctccaccagcagccccGAACCTCCCACAAGTACAAGCTCAGCTGAGGAGGATGTAGAGGAAGTTCAGGGCCCGCTGACAGAGGAGCTGATAGTCATGGCAGCCTACACTCTGGGTCAGTGCCGTCAGTCCTCCGCCTCCACCGTGGAGGAGGCGGCCCTGACTGCTGAGCAGAAAGCCATTTCCAAACGCTTCAAGTTCGAGGAGCCCTTCAGTGCCCTGCAGGAGATCCCTGGAGAGTTCATCTACTGACCCATCACACGCACCAGCCATCTCACTGAGGAGAACTTAGTGCTGTCACATTAACACAAAACCCCTCTTAAATATATACTGTAAGTGTATAAACAGATACTGTTGCACAGTCAGTCTCTTATTTAAACTGTTGGAACTTTTTAAGAACCTGCAAAGCTAACTTCGCTTtaccctcctcctcctgaaCACCTCCTAAAGTAACTACTGTAGCTTgatgttgcattttatttggtTTGCTGTTGTAATAACTGACAGGGTGTAGCGGCAGCATGACACACTGTTTGCTCCCATTTGATACCAAAAGAGAGACCTCTGCCTCAGTGTGTTCGAGCAGAATTCACATTCTGGGAATGGGAGCTGTAAAAGTTGTCAAAGGCCAGCAGAGATACGTACATGCAGACCTGTACACAAACATTTCCAACACTGATCGAAACTGAACTTGGCCTAAGATGACAGTACACTGATCGCCAGGCCTGTTTTGTAGTTCTGGATCACAAACAGTGAGCATAAACAGGAGAGATTGTCATATGAGAAAAAGCTACAGAACggcttttttattgttatttaattaaGTGCAATTTAAAGAACTACTTGCAtaataaaggaaaaatataaaatgctgGTGCTATGCTTCTAAATTATTTCTAAATGCAGCCATTATTGTTCCTGCTCTCTTATTAATATGACTAATAAAAGTCCTTGTACTCTTGCAGCTGGCTCTCTAGAAGTAATTCAGTGTAGTTTATATATCTGGATTCAAACAGAGTTTCCGTGTGAGCCATCAGACAAGAAGTGTCTGAAGACACGTGCAGTATGAAAGTGCTGTGGTCCTTCCTCTGAGGCCCCCTGTGAGCCAATGGGGTTTGAGTACGACTCTGCAAGCTTGATTTATTTCACCTTAGCACTCAGATAAAGATTACTCAAACATATGATCTCTGGTTTccattatattaatatttaaaatttttaatttgatgccagcaaaatatttttaaaaagttggagCACGCACAGTGACTGACAGGAAATGTGTTAACAGAGTGACTCGGACAGAGCCCCCCCACCCTCAGAGCAGCCTTGACTCATGACCTCAGGGTGGCTAAATAAAGCACACACATAAGTGATGTGCAGTTGCCAACAATGAAATGTCTGTTGGCATGTTTGCATTTCACCGAGCctcatgtgtgtctgtgctttgTATTTAGTGCCATGCTCAGAGAACGATGATCTCACTTCTTGCTGTTTTTTATGGTTTTTATTGTCAGCAATAGTCGTATTTCTGTATAATGTTACAAATAttactgagattttttttttttttaattctctgtTGGTGTAAAACAATATGATTTAAAGACCCACGTCACATAGAAAACCTTCCTTTTAGAAAACAGACTGGTCTCCTCAGGGTTCAGTCCTTCCTGAAGGGGACACAGATCATTTTCCAGCTTGGACATGGAGGCGATGAACACTCCAGACTTCCACTGGGTCTGTCCTGTAAATGTAATGTTTGTGAAATTATAAGCTAAGCAGATTTGTACATGAATGTGCtgtgctgtaaataaacgcTTTAAAAGTGCTGAAAGTTGTCTTATTTCTGATTTAACTAATAAGTGTTCTGTGGAGAGTGCTCTTTAGTTTTTGCACTGTATTTTAAAAGCTTGTGGAAATGCAAAGATCCAGATAAAATGCACTGTACTCCAAgttgaattcaattttatttatacagcgccaaatcacaacaacagtcgcctcaaagcgCTTTGTATTGTAACGTAacgtagaccctacaataatacatacagaggaaaaaccgaacaatcatatgacccaataagagcaagcactttggcgacagtgggaatgaaaaactcccttttaacaggaagaaccctccggcagaaccaggctcgggggggggggcatctgctgcgactggttggggtgagagaaggaagacagggtcactatgtgttaacagacctctctgcactgaatcatacttgttattaatctctggctctcttccacagcatgtctttatctgaaaaagaaatactcaatgcatcatgggaatgcATTGAGTCAGAAGATAATCCAGCCAATAACGTAGATGAACTACTCCAGAGCATAGACTGTACTGCATATACAGGACAAAAGAGACAGCATTATACTCGCCCAGTTAGTAGTGGGTGTGTGGCCCACAACTGTAGTTGTGCCTGTCACGGGTCCACTTTCTATTGGCCAGATGTTTATTGTGTTGTGACACTGGAGCAGATGTCTGATTTGCAAcgactttgtttttcagcataaTGATCTCAAATAGTAaaagcagtaaaagcatactttaaaacagacacacaatgaaAGACAGCGAGTCATGGATAGGCCTCCCCACACCCCAGAATTCAACACTGTTTAAGCAGTGTGCTATTTGTCAGCAAAACACAGAAGTAATCATGTGTGTCATGAATTATGCGCAGTAATGATCAAATGTGTATAAACTGTTGAATGACTGTAGCCTTTTGTAAACAATCCTCCTACTTCTGCCATCATCTTCAAGCAGAATTCTCATTTTCATGTCTTGAGCTGGAGCATTACCTCCAACTGCCACAAGATGGAAGCAGCAGTCTCTATTTGACATCTTTAGGATGTGATAAGAATGTATAGCATCTAAAATGATGACCTTGCACGGTCCATATATTGTAGCAGATatgattaaaaacatatttttaccTGTATAGTAATGATGATCTCATTTtaattgtatatatttttatattacctTTTGACTACCAAATTTCATGACCATGGGTTTTGTTTATGGTGGAATTATCTTTATTTAAATCTGAAAATTCACTGACAGTTCCACATAAactaaaacactaaaatatgGATGCGTCACTTGCATTCCCccttaaaccttttttttgtctgcttcctttAGGGATCTAAATCATCTGCTGCCATCTCAGCCTAtccccagcatcctcctctgtcacaccaaccctctgcgtgtcctccttcactacattcaTGAATCTTTTACATTCATGGTGTT
It contains:
- the stk17a gene encoding serine/threonine-protein kinase 17A isoform X1 — its product is MIPECPRAGDSRSRSRLHHSHVAGPSQSRSISGLLSEIKTAIHNEPFTDHYTVIPGRELGRGKFAVVRKCVEKCTGHEYAAKIMRKRRKGQDCRMEIIHEIAVLELASACPHVVNLHQVYEMASEMVLVLEFAAGGEIFNQCVSDREDEAFSEEDVKRLMRQILEGVAFLHQNNVVHLDLKPQNILLMSTSPLGDIKIVDFGLSRMVSSHQELREIMGTPEYVAPEILNYEPISTATDMWSVGVLAYVMLTGISPFLGEDKQETFLNISQLSVSYSDEELQQLDPAALSFIQMLLRKHPQERATAEHCLTHPWLQPTEPQDNQTVEEILSVKEDPSSTSSPEPPTSTSSAEEDVEEVQGPLTEELIVMAAYTLGQCRQSSASTVEEAALTAEQKAISKRFKFEEPFSALQEIPGEFIY
- the stk17a gene encoding serine/threonine-protein kinase 17A isoform X2 — its product is MIPECPRAGDSRSRSRLHHSHVAGPSQSRSISGLLSEIKTAIHNEPFTDHYTVIPGRELGSAAGGEIFNQCVSDREDEAFSEEDVKRLMRQILEGVAFLHQNNVVHLDLKPQNILLMSTSPLGDIKIVDFGLSRMVSSHQELREIMGTPEYVAPEILNYEPISTATDMWSVGVLAYVMLTGISPFLGEDKQETFLNISQLSVSYSDEELQQLDPAALSFIQMLLRKHPQERATAEHCLTHPWLQPTEPQDNQTVEEILSVKEDPSSTSSPEPPTSTSSAEEDVEEVQGPLTEELIVMAAYTLGQCRQSSASTVEEAALTAEQKAISKRFKFEEPFSALQEIPGEFIY